GTCCATCTGCTCTGCCTTCACCTATTCGAGCAATACAATTAACCAATCGCGAGGTTCTCCATGACCACGGCAAAACTAAATCATGACTTAATAAAACTGTTTTTTCTTCCTTTAATTCATTTATTATATCCTCAAATTCCTTACCATCCAGCGAAAGTGAGGCTCGCAGATCAAAAAGCACTTCTTCAGGAAATAAGCTAGGTAATTCTGATTCAGTTTTTTTATAAAGCAAATTAGTTAAATATTGAGTTTGAAGTTTTCTTCCTACTAACCGAACAACATCAATAAGTGGATGTTCTACTTCATCACTTAAAGGTCCTCTTACTTCTTCTAACTTTTTTGTTTGCTCCAGCACAGAATTAGCAAACTCCATGATACTATCAAAATCTTCCTTATTCTTCTTTGCATTGATTTTTCTATGGATTTCATCTATACGTTGATTTGCACTTTTCTCCTTTTTCTTCTTTATTTTAAAGAACAAATTACCGTCCCCCCTTCAAATAATCCTTATGAATGGGGGGTAAAAAAAATTCTACAAGTTCTCTATAATAAAGAATACTCCTAATTCTTGGGCAATATATTTTATTATTGTACAAAGAATGAGGGGGATTACTACATGTTTAATATTTTCCGCAAAAGAACGACGGTTGTGAAAAAATTAAATGAAGAGAGTAATAAAACCAAGGTGGATTACAAGGACAAACAGAAAGAGGATTTGCCTAAAATCAAACTTGTTACATTATTAGACCTAATAAAAAACGGGGATGAAATTAGCCTTAACATTGAAAACGAAGATGCCTATGAAGGAGATGCACTATTAGCTAAAAGAAGATCTCTTATATTAGACGGTTTAAGTATTGAATTTTCAGAATGGGCAGAATGGACTGTAACCATTAATGTTCACCATGACGATAAGGCTTTCGCTGTCTATAGCAATGATGAATTAAAAATTGATTGGGATAATGAAACTGTTGAGCATGCCCGAAAACATTCATATCAGGATATAGAAGTGGAATGGACACATGAAGGTGAATGGTGTGAATATATTACTTCGACAGTCCATGATTTAAAAAAGAAGTTGGATAAACACCGAGAAGATACAATACGACAAGCCAAACTTGAAAAAGAACGACAATATCAATTAAAAGTAAAAAAAGATAATGAGCAAAAAGAGTACTTCAATCAAGTTTATAAAAATAAGAAATAGTATCTGCCATAACATAGCCCACCAAGTATCCATCTAAATCTAGAAGCATACTCGGTGGGTTGCTTCTTTCTTTATTTTCTTTTCTTCCAATGATGAGCCAGTTAATCTATTACTCTATTAAGTTATTAACTTCGCAAACCAGAATGCTTGATAACCTGATAATGAAACACCTCTCTAGTTCCACCCTTTTCCGGTGCTTTGAATCTTTCCATTTTTCCTTGCTTCATTAAAGGTCTCAAAATAATTTGGAAGGTGTGCGTATCAGAAATGTCCATCCTCTCATTCAAAAAATCCACAATCTCTCTAACTGA
This genomic stretch from Metabacillus sp. B2-18 harbors:
- a CDS encoding DUF6710 family protein, with the protein product MFFKIKKKKEKSANQRIDEIHRKINAKKNKEDFDSIMEFANSVLEQTKKLEEVRGPLSDEVEHPLIDVVRLVGRKLQTQYLTNLLYKKTESELPSLFPEEVLFDLRASLSLDGKEFEDIINELKEEKTVLLSHDLVLPWSWRTSRLVNCIARIGEGRADGPWRQDYNHCVDLWLPMGIAWVGGGNHSISTGIIQGKGSITPEVIYDISAVYDYVHCDGVNYYRKEDGFKISPVKNAEIAAIFEIGRLMKENSISY